Part of the Amycolatopsis sp. 195334CR genome is shown below.
TGACGAAGACCACGCCGATGATCAGGCCGACCACGATCGCGCCGATGCTGACCACGCTGAACTCGAGCTTGGCCAGCTCCTTCAGGCCGTAGATGACGGGCAGGATGGTGGCCAGCGAGAGCACCACGCTGACCAGGTCGAGCTTGCCGGCGTTCTCGTCCTTGTACTCCGGCAGCAGGAACGGGCCGAAGACGACCAGCGCCAGCATCACCGGAACGGCGAGCAGGAACACCGAACCCCACCAGAACGCGTCCAGCAGCGCGCCACCGATGACCGGGCCGAGCGCCATACCGCCCATGAAGCAGGCCATCCAGACACCGATCGCGGTGCCCTGCTGCTTCGGGTCGGTGAACATGTTGCTGATCAGGGCCAGGGTCGAGGGCATCAGCGTGGCACCCGCGATACCCATCAGCGCCCGGCTGGCGATCAGCATTTCCGGGCTGCCCGAGAAGGCGGCCAGCACCGAGGCGATGGCGAAGGCGACCCCGCCGATCATCAGCAGCCGCTTGCGACCGACCCGGTCACCCAAGGTCCCCATGGTCACCAGGAAACCGGCGATCAGGAAGCCGTAGATGTCGGTGATCCACAACTGCTCGGTGCCGGTGGCGCCCAGGTCCGCGCTGAGGTGGGGCAGCGCGAGGTACAGCACGCTGAGGTCCAGCGACAGCAACAGGGTGGGCAGTGCGAGCACCGCCAGCCCCAGCCATTCTCGCCGCCCGGCCCGCGCACCGGACCCGGCGTCGGCGGTCGTGTCCATAGAAATTCCCTCCGTAATGAGTTTTGTCCGGGTCGTCGGGACAAATCGGTCACCTAACAGGATCGGTGTAAGCCGTAACGCTTCGCCAGTGTCCCGTTACCCGGTTGGACGTGCGTTTTTCATGGTCACGGGAGTAAAGAAACCGCTCGAAGCCCACTCGAGAACGGGGGACTAGCGCAGCGACGGAGAAGCGCCGTGGTGATCGCGCCAACAGAATGGGCAAGGTCCACAAGCCCGATGGAGGTGCGGCATGATCGGACATCTCGCGTATGCCGTTGGCAGTCCCTGTCCGACCCTGGTGCTGGACGCGCGGCACCTGCCACGGGACCGCGACGCGCTGCTGGCCGCGCTCGGCGACGCGCGGCGCTGGATGTCCGACGCCGGCGGTGACCACGTGCTCAAGGTGGCGCTGATCGAACCGTCCAAGCACCCGCTGTGCGATCTGGACTACCGGTTCATCCAGGCCCTGCCCGAGGACCACGGCAAGTTCGACCTGCTGGGTTCGTGCGGGCACTCGGTGCTCTCCGCGATCACCTCGGCCGCGGAGAACGGCATGGTGCCGCGGCTGGTACCGGGGCAGCGGGTGCGGGTCAACGTGCTCAACAACGGTGACTACCTCGCCTGCGAAGTCGACGAGGTGACCAAGGAGAGCACCCGGTTCACCATGCACTTCCTGCAGACCCCGCCGCGGCCGGTGTCGGCCATGCTGCTCGACGGCGCCCCGGTGACCACGCTCGAGGTCGACGGCACGCACGTCGACGTTTCGCTGGTGTCGGCGGGGAACCCGTACGTTTTCGTCGGTGGCAAGGGAGCCGGGGTGGAGAACGCGGACGAGTTGTTCGCCGACGACCCGGTGCTGTTCGACCGGCTCAACCGGATCCGGGTGGCCGCCGCCGAGCACCTCGGCATGCCGACCGACAGCGTTTTCCCGAAGGTCGCGGTGACCATTCCCGGCGAGGAGGGCAAGCTCGTCGTCCGGGCCATCTCGGTGCCCTCCTGGCACCCGACGCTGGCCATGACCGGCACCGCCTGCCTCGGCGTGGCCGCCGGCATCGAGGGCTCGATCCCGTGGCAGGCCGCCCAGGAGGCCGGGTGCGGCGACAACGTGATCAGCGTGGTCACCCCCGGCGGGGTGGTCGAGGTCTTCGCCGCGATGAGCATCCAGGACGACGAGCGGCACGTCGCCTGGATCACCGTCGGCGACAAGCGGGTCGACTTCCACGGCTCGTTCTTCATCGAACCGCTCGCCCACTTCCAATTCAAGGAGACGTCCGAATGCCTGTCGGAGTCAGCAGCATGACTGACCTCGCTTCGACGCTGGAGATCTTCCGTGAGGCCGCGTCGCGGTCCGACGACACCAACGTGCCCGACGACCAGGCGCTGATCGAACTGCGCAAGTCGGGCCTGCTCGCCACCGCCGTGCCCGCCCAGTACGGCGGCAGTGGCGCGGACACCGTGGAGCTGAACGAGCTCGTCTCGAAGGTCGCCGAGGTCAACCCCTCGATGTCGATCATCATGTTCCAGCACTTCGCGGTGTGCGCGCGGATCAATGAGTGGGGCACGGCGGAGCAGAAGGCGCTGTGGCTGCCGTCGATGGCCACCGGGGACACGCTCGGTGCCTCGGCGTGGAGCGAAACCGGGGCGGGCGCGGCGAAGAAGAACCTGGCCACCTCGGCCGAGCGCATCGAGGACGGGCGCTGGCTGCTGAACGGCGCCAAGTCGTTCACCACCGGCGCCGGCGTCGCCGACATCTACCTGGTGCTGGTCGGCACCTCCGACGGTGCCGAGCAGGAACAGGACACGACCAACGTCTACGGTTCCGCCGGGCAGACCTTCTTCCTGGTGCGCAAGGAGAACGAGGGCCTGATCGCGAACCTCGGGCTGGAGCTGGCCGGGATGCGCGGGTCGGCAACCGGGTTCGTCTCGCTCAAGGACTGCGTGGTCTCCGACGACGACCGGCTCGGGCCGGTCGGGCACGCGCCGGCGATCATCGCCGGGGTGCGGCAGTCGGGTGCCACGCTCGGCGCGGTCTCGGTCGGCGTGGCGAAGGCCGCGCTCGACGTGGCGCTCGCGCACTTCACCAAAACCGGGGCGCTGGAGGCGCCGACCGTCCGGCACCGGGTGACCGAGCTGAGCGTCCAGGTCGAGGCGGCCCGCGCGATCGTCGCCTTCGCCGGGACCCGCCGCGGGGAGGACCCCGGCGCGGTCACCTTGCGCAGCAAGCTGTTCGCCTCGGTCACCGCCGAGCACGTGTGCTTCGAGGTGGCCCGCATGCTCGGTTCCGCCGCGTACCTGGTGAACCACCAGCTGAACCGGCTGATCTCCGACGCCAGGGCGGTGGCGCTGATGGGTCCGACGAACGAACTCTGCCGAGAGCTGGTGTCCGCGTCATGGGTGAAGTGAAGTCCGACCTGGTGATCACCGGCGGCCGCGTGGTCACCCCGGACGGGGTGCGCGCCGCGGCCGTCGTCGTCGACGGCGGCCGGATCACCGCGGTCACCGAGAACCCGCCCGCCGCCGAGTCCACTGTGGACGCGAAGGGCGCCTACGTGCTGCCCGGGCTGATCGACACGCACGTGCACTTCCGCACGCCCGGCCTGCTGCACAAGGAGGACTGGGCACACGGCAGCCGCGCGGCGGTGGCCGGCGGGGTGACCACGGTGATGGACATGCCGAACACCATCCCGCCCACGCTGGACCCGGAGACCGTGGTCGCCAAGGCGGAGCTGGTGCGCGGCAACTCGCTGGTGGACTACCGCTTCCACATCGGCGCCGACCCCGAGCGCCCCGAGGTGCTGGCCGGGCTCGACCCCGAGATCGCGGTCAGCGCCAAGGTGTTCATGGCCGGGCACCACACCGCGCCGACCGTGGTCCGCGACCCGGCGGCGCTGGAGAAGATCTTCGCCACCGCCGCGGGCAGCGACCTGCAGCTGGTGCTGCACGCCGAGGACGACTCGCTGTTCGAACTGCTCGACCAGTGGCAGGGCCCGCCGGTCTCCTACGCCGAGTACGAGCAGCGCCGCCCGCGCAGCGGCGGGATCGCCGCCGTGGCCAGGGTGCTGGAACTGGTCCGCCGGTACGGCACCAAGGCGCACATCCTGCACCTGTCCAGCCGCGAGGAGGCCGACCTGGTGTGCGCGGCCAAGGCCGCCGGGCTCCCGGTCACCTTCGAGGTCACCGGGCACCACCTGTCCTTCACCGACTCGGACACCTGCCGCGGTGGCGCGCGGACCCGGCTCTCGCCGTCGATCCGCGCCCAGGCCGACCAGGACCGGTTGTGGGAAGCGGTGCGCGCGGGGGAGGTCGCCAGCATCGGCAGCGACCACGCCCCGCACACCGTCGAGGAGAAGACCCGCTCGGTCGCCGACTCGCCGCCCGGCCTGCCCGGGGTCCAGGAGCTGGGCACCGCGGTGTGGACCGGGATGCGCCGCCGGTTCGACGAGCCCGAGGACGTTTCGGCGGCCCGGCTCGCGTCCGTGCTCTCGGCGAAGCCCGCCGAGCTGTTCCGGTTGGCGGGCAAGGGAAGGATCGAGCCGGGGGCGGACGCCGACTTCGCCATCTTCGACCCCGCCGAGACCTGGATGCTCTCGGCGCACCACGTCTACGCGAAGTGCGGCTGGTCGGCCTACGAGGGCTGGACCATGTCGGGCCGCGTGCGCCGGACGATCCGCGGCGGCCGGGTGGTCTGGGACGCCGCCACCGGCACCTTCGGCGAACCCGATGGACGGTGGCTCACCGGGAGGGAAGCCTGATGTTCGAGGGCATGAACCGCAACATCAAGATCCGCATCGGCGTCGGCTTCGTCCAGCGGTTCCTGGACGTCATGCTGATCCCGCTGATGGTGATCTACTTCTCCCAGCTCTACGGCGCGGCCACGGCCGGCGTGCTGACCATGGTCGCCGCCGCGGTGGCGATCGGCTGCACCTTCCTCGGCGGGCACCTCTCGGACGTCCGCGGCCGACGCAGCACCCTGCTCGTCGGCGAGGTCGGCAGCCTGGTCGCGTTCGTCGGCATGGCGCTGGCGAACTCGGTGTGGGAGTCCGGGATCGCGGTCTACCTCTTCTACCTGGCCAACACCGGGCTGATCGCGATCGTGCGGCCGGCCAGCGACGCGATGGTCATCGACGCGTCCGAGCCGGAGATCCGCAAGGCGGTCTACGCGGTCATCTACTGGTCCACCAACGTGGCCTTCGTGGTCGGCGCGCTGGTCGGCGCCTTCCTGTACAACAGCCTCAACGAACTGATGTGGGCCGCGGCGGCGGCCACCGCGGTGGTCGCGGTGGTCACCTGGTTCTGGGTGTCGGAGACCAAACCGGAGGACTCCGGCGAGCCCGCACCCCAGCGCAACTGGCTCGTCTCGATGCTGCGCGGGTACGTGGACGTGCTCAAGGACCGCGTGTTCGCCAAGCTGTTCTGGGGCATCCTGCTGTTCACCTGCGTGCAGGTGCAGCTGTCGTCGTACATCGCGGTCCGGCTGGCCGAGGAGTTCACCCCGCAGCGGCTGTTCGACCTCGGGTTCTGGCAGCTCGACGTGGACGGCGTGAACATGTTCGGCATCCTGCGCTCGATCAGCTGCTTCCTGGTGGTGTGCCTGGCCCTCTACGCCCGCAAGGCGCTCGCGAAGACGAGCGACGGCAAGCAGCAGACGGCGGGCACGCTGATGTTCACCGCCGGCTACATGACGGTGGCGGTGGCCAACGACCCGTGGGTGCTGATCGCCGCGGCCGCGGTGTTCGCCCTCGGGGAGATCGTCTGCTCGCCGTCGCGGCAGGCGCTGCTCGCCGACGTGGTGCACCCCGGCGCGCGCAGCAAGTACATGGCGGTCTACCAGTTGCAGTTCCGCATCGCGCTGGTGGTGGGCCCGCTGTTCATCACCCTGGGCACGCAGGTGTCGTCGGTGGTGATCAGCCTGCTCTACGGCGTGTTCGGGATCGCCTCGCTCTTCCTCGTCCAGCTGACGATCCGGGACCGGGACGCGGGCCGCGCGGCCGGTGCCGAGGCCCCGCTCGCCACCGCGGGCAAGAACTAAGGAGAGCGAACGGTGACCCCCGAGAACACGGTGCTGCTCGTCGGCGCCACGGTGAAGGTGCTGGATGCGGCCAGGGCACACGGGCTGTCGGTCATCCTGATCCAGCACCAGAACAAGTTCACCCCGCAGCAGGCGGACCTGGCCGACATCACGCTGATCGCCGACTTCACCGACTGGGCCGCGGTCCGCCCGCACGCCGAGGCGGCCTACGAGCGCTGGGGCTACGCCACCGCGATCGGGCTGACCGATCCGGCACTGGACGCGGCGGCGCGGATCAACGACCTGTTCGGCCTGCCCGGCACCAGCTACCAGGTTTCCCGGCTGCTGCAGGACAAGTACCAGATGCGGCAGCGCCTGGCCGAGGCCGGGACGGCCACGGCGATCGGCGCGCGGCTGATGGCGGACAAGCAGAGCCTGCTCGAGTTCGGCGCGGAGTTCGGCTACCCGTTCGTCGCCAAGCCGACCGACACCGCGGCCAGCCTCGGCGTCTTCCGCGTCGACACGCCGTCCGATGTGGACGGTGTGTGGCGGGAGCTGGAGGCGCTGCGCGGTGGCCCGGCACCCGGCTGCGGCGGACTGTTCACCGTGCGGGACGTGCTCATGGAGGAGTACGCCGACGGGCCGGAGTTCAGCGTCGAGTCGTTCAGCTTCGGCGGGCGGCACGTGGTCGTCTCGGTGACCGAGAAGACCACCGGGGCCGGGCACTTCGCCGAACTGGGCCACACCGTGCCCGCGCGGATCGACCGGTTCCGGGAGAACCGGATCGTCGGTGCCACCCAGGAGTTCCTGGACGCGGTCGGGCTGACCGATGGCCCGAGCCACACCGAGATCCGGTTCGGCAGGCGCGGGCCGGTGGTGATCGAGTCGCACAACCGGATCGGCGGTGACCGCATCCACGACCTGGTCGAGGCGGTCTACGGCATCGACCTGACCTACTACGCGGTGGGCTGGCCGTTCGGCCTGGTCGACGAGCTGCGCGACCGGCCGAAGCCGGTCGGCGGCGCGGCGGTGCGCTTCGTCGAGGCGACCGAAGGCACCGTCGTCGCGATCGACGGCCTGGACGAACTGCGGACCCGGCCCGAGGTGATCGCC
Proteins encoded:
- a CDS encoding PrpF domain-containing protein, which translates into the protein MIGHLAYAVGSPCPTLVLDARHLPRDRDALLAALGDARRWMSDAGGDHVLKVALIEPSKHPLCDLDYRFIQALPEDHGKFDLLGSCGHSVLSAITSAAENGMVPRLVPGQRVRVNVLNNGDYLACEVDEVTKESTRFTMHFLQTPPRPVSAMLLDGAPVTTLEVDGTHVDVSLVSAGNPYVFVGGKGAGVENADELFADDPVLFDRLNRIRVAAAEHLGMPTDSVFPKVAVTIPGEEGKLVVRAISVPSWHPTLAMTGTACLGVAAGIEGSIPWQAAQEAGCGDNVISVVTPGGVVEVFAAMSIQDDERHVAWITVGDKRVDFHGSFFIEPLAHFQFKETSECLSESAA
- a CDS encoding acyl-CoA dehydrogenase family protein — translated: MTDLASTLEIFREAASRSDDTNVPDDQALIELRKSGLLATAVPAQYGGSGADTVELNELVSKVAEVNPSMSIIMFQHFAVCARINEWGTAEQKALWLPSMATGDTLGASAWSETGAGAAKKNLATSAERIEDGRWLLNGAKSFTTGAGVADIYLVLVGTSDGAEQEQDTTNVYGSAGQTFFLVRKENEGLIANLGLELAGMRGSATGFVSLKDCVVSDDDRLGPVGHAPAIIAGVRQSGATLGAVSVGVAKAALDVALAHFTKTGALEAPTVRHRVTELSVQVEAARAIVAFAGTRRGEDPGAVTLRSKLFASVTAEHVCFEVARMLGSAAYLVNHQLNRLISDARAVALMGPTNELCRELVSASWVK
- a CDS encoding dihydroorotase family protein; translated protein: MGEVKSDLVITGGRVVTPDGVRAAAVVVDGGRITAVTENPPAAESTVDAKGAYVLPGLIDTHVHFRTPGLLHKEDWAHGSRAAVAGGVTTVMDMPNTIPPTLDPETVVAKAELVRGNSLVDYRFHIGADPERPEVLAGLDPEIAVSAKVFMAGHHTAPTVVRDPAALEKIFATAAGSDLQLVLHAEDDSLFELLDQWQGPPVSYAEYEQRRPRSGGIAAVARVLELVRRYGTKAHILHLSSREEADLVCAAKAAGLPVTFEVTGHHLSFTDSDTCRGGARTRLSPSIRAQADQDRLWEAVRAGEVASIGSDHAPHTVEEKTRSVADSPPGLPGVQELGTAVWTGMRRRFDEPEDVSAARLASVLSAKPAELFRLAGKGRIEPGADADFAIFDPAETWMLSAHHVYAKCGWSAYEGWTMSGRVRRTIRGGRVVWDAATGTFGEPDGRWLTGREA
- a CDS encoding MFS transporter, with translation MNRNIKIRIGVGFVQRFLDVMLIPLMVIYFSQLYGAATAGVLTMVAAAVAIGCTFLGGHLSDVRGRRSTLLVGEVGSLVAFVGMALANSVWESGIAVYLFYLANTGLIAIVRPASDAMVIDASEPEIRKAVYAVIYWSTNVAFVVGALVGAFLYNSLNELMWAAAAATAVVAVVTWFWVSETKPEDSGEPAPQRNWLVSMLRGYVDVLKDRVFAKLFWGILLFTCVQVQLSSYIAVRLAEEFTPQRLFDLGFWQLDVDGVNMFGILRSISCFLVVCLALYARKALAKTSDGKQQTAGTLMFTAGYMTVAVANDPWVLIAAAAVFALGEIVCSPSRQALLADVVHPGARSKYMAVYQLQFRIALVVGPLFITLGTQVSSVVISLLYGVFGIASLFLVQLTIRDRDAGRAAGAEAPLATAGKN
- a CDS encoding ATP-grasp domain-containing protein → MTPENTVLLVGATVKVLDAARAHGLSVILIQHQNKFTPQQADLADITLIADFTDWAAVRPHAEAAYERWGYATAIGLTDPALDAAARINDLFGLPGTSYQVSRLLQDKYQMRQRLAEAGTATAIGARLMADKQSLLEFGAEFGYPFVAKPTDTAASLGVFRVDTPSDVDGVWRELEALRGGPAPGCGGLFTVRDVLMEEYADGPEFSVESFSFGGRHVVVSVTEKTTGAGHFAELGHTVPARIDRFRENRIVGATQEFLDAVGLTDGPSHTEIRFGRRGPVVIESHNRIGGDRIHDLVEAVYGIDLTYYAVGWPFGLVDELRDRPKPVGGAAVRFVEATEGTVVAIDGLDELRTRPEVIAADALVSVGDQVRAARDNNDRLALVAATGPTGDAAVKLCEELIENTLRIQVVPK